Proteins co-encoded in one Sporichthyaceae bacterium genomic window:
- the dut gene encoding dUTP diphosphatase, which translates to MSERAIGHSSEQPVRGAVEMLIQQLDPDLPLPGYAHPGDAGADLYTAVDVLLAPGERTLVPTGIAVALPDGYAAFVHPRSGLADRYGVSIVNAPGTVDAGYRGEIKVCLINHDLTRPVTLRRGDRIAQLIVQQVERARFHVVERLPGSARGAGGHGSTGGFAEPAGATGRV; encoded by the coding sequence GTGAGCGAGCGAGCCATTGGGCACAGCAGCGAGCAGCCGGTCAGGGGTGCGGTCGAGATGCTGATTCAGCAGCTGGACCCGGACCTTCCGCTGCCCGGTTACGCGCACCCCGGCGACGCCGGCGCGGACCTCTACACCGCGGTCGACGTGCTGCTCGCGCCCGGCGAGCGCACACTGGTGCCGACCGGGATCGCGGTCGCGCTACCGGATGGTTACGCGGCCTTCGTGCATCCGCGTTCCGGTCTGGCCGATCGTTACGGGGTGAGCATTGTGAACGCGCCAGGCACGGTGGATGCCGGGTATCGGGGCGAGATCAAGGTGTGTCTGATCAACCACGACCTGACCCGTCCGGTGACCCTCCGGCGTGGGGACCGCATCGCTCAGCTGATCGTTCAGCAGGTGGAGCGGGCCCGATTCCACGTCGTCGAGCGGTTGCCGGGTTCGGCCAGGGGTGCGGGCGGGCACGGTTCCACTGGAGGGTTCGCCGAGCCCGCCGGTGCGACAGGAAGGGTGTGA